The Brassica napus cultivar Da-Ae chromosome C7, Da-Ae, whole genome shotgun sequence genome has a segment encoding these proteins:
- the LOC106395537 gene encoding uncharacterized protein LOC106395537, translating into MSETTVELCLELSEDDPFYQHKKKLLSSKGLGVKETMSLSGPLSQELLNAALEKLLQFGRIVNLDKVEVYFGDDACTPAGVYSVRNEISALTWIFSLIPASSCKPQTLEAALREAVEVRIGEVVGAEEKEARVDDSYRCEKEIILVEWGQRNGVKTKLQIAQIDGYGRGAIATEDLKFGDVALEIPISSIISEEHVYNSDMHQILEKIDGMTSETMMLLWTMREKHNHESKFKPYFDSLQESFCTGLSFGVDAIMVLDGTLLLDEIMQSKEVLRERYNELIPLLSNHKNVFPPDMYTWEHYLWACELYYSNSIQIKFPDGKLKTCLIPVAGFLNHSTCPHIVKYGKVDLETSSLKFPVSRPCNRGEQCYLSYGNYSSSHLLTFYGFLPKGDNPYDIIPLDVDVIHDDDDDDDEDMESESSWTTHMLRGTWLSSNHNIFHYGLPTPLLNYLRRAHGLVHHSETDLWENLEVEMGVLENLKSTFDDMMQNLGDADSMDRENVEWDVEMAMEFKERQRKIVSSILDSCSAGIKMVQEAITKPPV; encoded by the exons ATGTCAGAGACTACTGTTGAGTTATGCCTAGAGCTGTCCGAAGATGATCCCTTTTATCAACATAAAAAG AAGCTCTTGAGTAGCAAAGGTTTAGGAGTAAAGGAAACAATGAGTCTTAGTGGACCATTGTCTCAAGAGTTACTGAATGCTGCATTAGAAAAGCTGCTTCAGTTTGGAAGAATAGTTAACCTCGACAAG GTGGAAGTTTACTTTGGCGATGATGCTTGCACTCCAGCTGGAGTTTACAGCGTTAGAAACGAAATCTCAGCTCTCACCTGGATCTTTTCCCTCATCCCAGCTTCTTCTTGTAAACCACAAACATTGGAAGCAGCCCTACGAGAAGCTGTAGAAGTTAGAATCGGTGAGGTTGTTGGAGCAGAAGAGAAGGAAGCTAGAGTTGATGATAGCTATAGATGCGAGAAGGAAATCATATTAGTAGAATGGGGTCAGAGAAATGGAGTCAAAACCAAACTGCAGATAGCTC AGATCGATGGCTATGGACGTGGAGCTATAGCTACTGAAGACTTGAAATTTGGAGATGTTGCTTTAGAGATACCAATCTCAAGTATCATCTCTGAGGAGCATGTGTACAACTCTGACATG CACCAAATACTGGAGAAGATAGATGGGATGACATCTGAGACAATGATGCTCTTATGGACAATGAGGGAGAAGCATAACCATGAGTCTAAATTCAAACCATACTTTGACTCTCTTCAGGAGAGTTTCTGCACCG GTTTGAGTTTTGGGGTGGATGCCATCATGGTGCTTGATGGTACACTGCTCTTAGATGAGATAATGCAATCTAAAGAG GTTTTGCGTGAGAGGTATAATGAACTGATACCTCTTCTATCGAACCACAAGAATGTATTTCCACCGGATATGTACACATGGGAGCATTACTTATGGGCTTGTGAGTTGTATTACTCCAACAGCATACAAATCAAGTTCCCTGATGGAAAGCTAAAGACTTGCTTGATTCCTGTCGCCGGTTTTCTCAACCATTCG ACATGCCCACACATAGTGAAATATGGGAAAGTAGATTTGGAAACAAGTTCACTGAAGTTCCCAGTTTCAAGACCTTGCAACAGAGGGGAACAATGTTATCTTAGCTACGGAAACTACTCTAGTTCTCATCTGTTAACGTTCTACGGGTTTCTACCAAAAGGAGATAACCCTTATGACATCATTCCCTTAG ATGTTGATGTCattcatgatgatgatgatgatgatgatgaagacatGGAGAGTGAGTCTTCTTGGACAACTCACATGTTACGTGGGACATGGCTCTCTAGCAATCACAACATCTTCCACTATGGCTTGCCTACTCCGTTGTTGAACTACTTGCGGAGAGCTCATGGTCTTGTTCATCATTCCGAAACAGAT CTATGGGAGAACTTGGAAGTAGAGATGGGAGTACTCGAGAATCTCAAATCCACATTTGACGACATGATGCAAAATCTTGGCGATGCTGATTCTATGGACAGAGAAAACGTGGAGTGGGATGTTGAAATGGCGATGGAGTTCAAAGAGCGGCAGAGAAAGATTGTCTCCTCCATTCTTGATTCTTGTTCTGCTGGTATCAAAATGGTTCAAGAAGCAATAACTAAACCACCGGTTTAA
- the LOC106395547 gene encoding uncharacterized protein LOC106395547 isoform X1, translated as MYPEEQNVKALLVMLPKIWKVEDRVVGADLGLGKFQFHFEKEEDLVAILEMQPYHFDYWRMAKDFPSEIPFWIKLEGIPTEFWSTPIFQSIGDAIGETTDVDLDYGKMRVILDGRKELCFDTTVDFKGGEFYEGEEALVTLKYEKLFVFCSICSSLCHDHDICPLNPNPVKKKEVREGSAVRKDDRARSYKGVVINGDGGRQGSKRLLWKGQRQNV; from the coding sequence ATGTATCCGGAGGAACAAAACGTTAAGGCTCTGCTTGTGATGTTACCAAAGATTTGGAAGGTGGAGGATCGGGTGGTGGGCGCAGATTTGGGGCTGGGAAAGTTCCAGTTTCATTTTGAGAAAGAAGAGGATTTGGTGGCGATCCTGGAGATGCAACCCTATCACTTCGATTACTGGAGGATGGCCAAAGACTTTCCCTCAGAAATCCCGTTTTGGATCAAGCTTGAGGGGATACCAACAGAGTTCTGGTCAACTCCTATCTTCCAGAGCATTGGGGATGCAATAGGGGAGACAACGGATGTAGATCTGGATTATGGTAAAATGCGGGTGATTTTGGATGGTCGAAAGGAGCTGTGTTTCGATACTACTGTGGATTTCAAAGGGGGAGAGTTCTACGAGGGAGAGGAGGCTCTGGTTACTCTAAAGTATGAGAAGCTTTTCGTTTTTTGTTCTATTTGCTCGAGTCTTTGTCATGATCATGATATTTGCCCCTTGAACCCTAACCcggtgaagaagaaggaagtaAGAGAGGGATCTGCTGTTAGAAAGGATGATCGTGCACGGAGCTACAAAGGAGTGGTGATTAATGGAGATGGGGGACGCCAAGGATCAAAAAGGTTACTCTGGAAAGGGCAAAGGCAAAATGTATGA
- the LOC106395547 gene encoding uncharacterized protein LOC106395547 isoform X2, translating into MPKPATPSRTQPGTSQPLGDSGMVVKLVEQENGVELVREKLDVANNCLDKEGINVELERSKEVVEAGVMNLDGERMELGEVPENWEEADAILELVDEFQNLTDGEDKEVSKDDASGDLEESLVLGNTEGLESTTTAGEKKAGTRKQLFSIAAGGNNMKKFAQVLHSPCKRTTVKQGVRKGGGAKQAEEKGPSHPKQPKP; encoded by the coding sequence ATGCCTAAGCCAGCTACTCCATCAAGGACGCAGCCGGGAACATCTCAGCCTCTCGGTGATTCAGGTATGGTAGTGAAACTTGTGGAGCAGGAAAACGGTGTAGAACTTGTTAGGGAGAAGCTCGATGTTGCAAATAATTGCCTAGATAAGGAAGGAATTAATGTGGAACTTGAGCGGTCCAAAGAGGTTGTGGAAGCAGGTGTTATGAATCTTGACGGGGAAAGAATGGAGCTGGGAGAAGTACCTGAAAATTGGGAGGAGGCTGATGCGATATTGGAGCTTGTGGACGAGTTTCAGAATCTTACAGATGGGGAAGATAAGGAGGTGAGCAAGGATGATGCAAGTGGGGATCTTGAGGAAAGTTTGGTTCTTGGTAACACTGAGGGTCTTGAAAGCACAACTACTGCGGGAGAGAAGAAGGCTGGTACTCGCAAACAACTGTTCTCAATAGCCGCAGGTggaaacaacatgaagaagTTTGCGCAAGTGCTTCACTCACCTTGCAAGCGCACGACAGTCAAGCAAGGTGTGCGTAAAGGAGGTGGTGCTAAACAAGCGGAAGAGAAGGGTCCCTCACACCCTAAACAGCCAAAACCTTAA